Genomic window (Rosa chinensis cultivar Old Blush chromosome 6, RchiOBHm-V2, whole genome shotgun sequence):
AATAAGTACATTTAAACTACTTTTTCTTCATTCAACAaatgatataaattcaaaacttacTAAAATGGAGAGAATTGATGCAGAAGTATGTTAAAATGACttcccaaaataattttttagtcattttggctaaaatttaactaaaaaataccAAATTTAACGAAAAAATGGCTAACATTGCTAAAAGTTCTCTTAGTTAAGTGATATAAGGACCATTGTATCATTTCTTCTTTCTTAAGCTTGATTTGGTATCTTTTCACTTTCTCTGTAATTAACACAGATCTGCAATGTAATTCACCTAGATTCCATCTCTTTGACCTAGCATGTACGACCATCAATTAGATGCATGTCACGAAAGTCAGAAAATGAATATCTTTGATTTTTCACATCAAAATAATAACTGAGCTCACGTTTCCTTTAGAATCAGAATTGATGCACAATCGGGTTTGCAATATATATTACTGAAAACGCAGTTAAGTACCATCATCACCCATCGACCATATTTCAGTGTAATTAGCTCTTAATTTGACCAAACTAAAATAGTTAATCTCTTAATAAAAACATTGTTGATTAGGTACAAGCTTCGTTAGCTAGCTGGTTTAATCTATAAGGGAGAGAGCTATGGTTTAGCTACTGATTGCTAGCATTCCTGTCAATTGGGGGACCCCGAGTTTAATTTGCTTACTGATTGCTAGCATTCCTCACTAAAacagcaaagaagaagaagaaaagattagCCATCTGTAAAAGGGATTGGGCATCTTTCGCTGGTCCATACTACACAATCCTATGTTTTTCCTTATAGATCGGTTGGGCATGCTACGAGTACCTTAGTGACTAACTTCTTAGAAGTTAGGATACTGTCAATTGTGTATTAAATGGTAATAGTACGAATTCATCATGGAAAATGGAGACCTTGTAAATGAGTTTATACGGATTTAGGCCACTCATtaccaattgattttggatctaTTCTATAAAGGTTTTGTAAAACTCTTTAACTTTATTCGTGACTAGCTATATGTGTATTTTGTGTGAAAAGATATACGCTTCTGACCACGAACTTACCTCCCTCGGAGGGCACTTGTGCACATACATGCCTATAAAAGCTTGGCTAAGGATGCATGTTTTATTCACTCATCCAtccattttaattttgtttgttgCATGAAATTAGCAATGGCTCGTTCAATTTCTCATTTCAAGAACACTGCCTCCCTTTTTCTTCTTGCATTGAATCTCAGCCTCACTATTCACCAGGTCCTGGGTGCCACTGATAACAGTACTCTCAAGTACTGCGGGCCCATTACAGCCACTGATACTGATCGAGTCCAATTTGCTTTGAACTTGGAGTTCTTGGAGACTGAGTTTTTTCTGTACGGTGCTCTTGGCAAAGGCCTCGACAGCATTAATCCTGCTTATAGCCAAGGCGGTCCTCCTCCTATTGGTGGTCAGAAGGCCCTTCTTGAAGACCCTGTTGTCGCTCGTATCATTGAGGAATTTGCTTATGAAGAAGTTGGCCATATCAGGTTTGTTAATCATGAAACTATCAATGCATGCATGAACGAAATTATAGCAATGATATTAGAGGATATTCATGATGTGTATTAATGAATTTCAGAGCGATTACTAGCACAGTAGGAGGATTTCCAAGGCCTCTCTTAAATATCAGCCGTGGGCTATTTGCAAGAAGTTTCAACGATGTAGTGGGTTACCCCCTCATTCCTCCATTTGAACCCTATGCAAACTCTCTCAATTTTCTGCTAGCAGCCTATATCATCCCGTATGTGGGACTAAATGGCTATGTCAGCACCCTTCCAAGCCTTAACAGCACTATTTCTCGCAGCGTAAGAAACTGAGAACTATACTATATATGAATATATCATAGAAAACGCCAATTATCTTGTGAGCCTATGAATTTGGACTGCGTATACGCACCCTTGCATGTATACAACAAAAGATAATTAAACCTAATGAATAATTCAAATTCACAGAGTAGTTGTACGTCTGCAAAGCTTGTTTAGTTTTTTGTGGTCCCCCACCCCTAATATATACCGTACTTGTGGCTGGGCAGTTGGTTGCAAAACTCTTGGCAATTGAAAGTGGACAAGATGCAGTGATACGTACGTTACTGTATGAGAGAGCAAACGAGAGGGTGGTTCCGTACAAATTCACGGTGGCTGAATTAACCAACCTTATCTCTGCAAGACGGAACTCCCTCGGTGGGTGTGGCAACAAAGATGAAGGCATTATACTGCCTAACAAGACGCTCGGGGCAGAAAATCAGACAACCAGCAATGTTCTATCCGCTGATGCAAATTCTCTTGCCTACGCGAGAACCCCGGCTGAGATCTTGAGGATTGTCTATGGAAGTTTCAATGAATCTGTGCCTGGCGGGTTTTTCCCTAAAGGAGCTAATGGTGTTATTGCAAAGAGCTACCTTACCAGGATCTAATTAGGGTTAACTGCATGCTGATACAAATGCTGCCTACtataataaacaaataaatgcTACGATTGTAATTAGAACAGTATGTAACATCCAATAGTTTATTGGATTATCATGCCATGGGATACAAGAAAATATTGGTATTTCTTAGCAAATGATCTTTGGGTaaccttttatttatttgacaTTAATCTCTGAGTaaccttttatttatttgacaATAATCGATCTctaatttgattgaaaattttgtaAAAATAATCTTCGTAAGGTAATCTAGTATATAATCTGTTCCACTTACACTGTGATAGAAATATAGTCACATAGAAGAGATCGAGATTGAACTGGTAGACTTCTAAACTGAATTGCAAATTAAGTAGTGCTTTCCTTTGTACTCTTGATGTTCTTTGATGTAGTTCAGTGAAAATAATAGTTGCCTTGTTCATACTTGTAATCTGAGTGGAATACTTATTTTAGCTCCAAATTTGGGTTATATTATCAATTGTCAATTCATACATCGTTAAATTCCAATGAAGTTTGAAAATTGTTTTGGATGGATGTTTGTGTTTTCAATACTATTGTGAATTTGAAATGTGAGTTCAATACAATGAAATTTGAATGTTGAATAATGTTTTGGTAATGTGTTTTATGATTCTGATTAGGTTATCAACAAGTTTCTCCATCTTGAGTTTTAGACATTTAAGTTGTTGAGGTAGTTTATTTTCTCATTTAATGTTAAAGttgatttctattttttaatattaatacAAGTATCATGACATGAGTGACTAATAGTAATTGAGAGAGATGTGAATTAGTTGAGAACATAACACTTTGAGAACATAATAGTTGAGAACAAATAATAAACTAGTCGGTGGATTGAAGTGAATTTAGAATTCAAAATCTTTCACACACAAAGAGATAATAAACCGAAGTCCTTTGAAATCTCTTATATTTCAAACCTCAAAAACATACAATAagatcttctttttttctttttaaaatgcATAAAACTACTTTTtgaagagagaggaaaaaaagagagagagagagagagagagccttcCTAAAATTGTGACGTGGAAAATAAAATCCAAGTAAGCAAAACAAGGTAGGTAACACAATTTTGAAAGGACCGTTAGAGGGGCCAAAAGACACCCTGTAACGGCTACAcccaaattcaaaacaaaacccctctctctctctctacatctCCTCcgatccttcttcttcttccttctctcaAATCCCCAAATTCCTCTGTCACTTTCTTCTTCTACGATTCTCTGAGAGCTTAGTCGCAGCGAAATTGACCGGCCATGGACCTCGGCTGCTTGGACTTGGGTTGCATAGAGGTCTCAGACAAGCAAGGCGCTACTCCTGACTCTCACGGCAAACAAAACGAGCCGATCACGGCGAGCTCCAAGTTCGGAAAGGTTAGCGAGTCTCTTCCGTTCAGATTCAAGTCTTGTATTTCTTGATTCGGATTATTTGGTACTACTTATCTCcgactctgtgtgtgtgtgtgtgtgtatatgtacTTGTTCGATTTGAGTGGATTTGAAACCCTAGGACTCGGACTGGTCAGTAATTAGATTTCTTACCTGGTGTTGATGATTCAGAAGCCGAAACCGTGTGTTCTTTTTCTTGATGATCAAATTGAATGGAGGCGAGATTCCGATcgccctagaaattgaaatccTAGCTTACGAGTTTGATTAGATTTCAGTGAACTTGAAAATCTATGCCTGGACTGGTATTTGTTTTGGTATTGTTCGAATATGTGCTATTTTTCATTTGTATTCACAGGAATATCAACGATTTAGAGTCCAgtaaatttgtttttatttcctAAAAGGAGTGAAGAAATGTCTGTTCCTGAACTAGAGTACTTGATTTTGCTGCATAGTGTTCTGTTTTAGCGTTACTTTATGTTGATAATTCTGAAGGAATTTGATTTCAGTGAAATGCATGATCTTCGTTGCTTAATTTCGCTCGGCTTTTATTTGATTACTGATGGTTTAAGTGCCTAGTCTTTGTATTACAAGCAGGCATTCCATTGGATGTTAGGAAGAGTTGGGGTTAATTTTGTTTGGCTAAACACACAAGGTGATGATCTATGTTTGAAcgaatttgtttgtttattttgataTTTGAAGATTGGGGCTTCTTGTTCTTTTTGGTCTATATGTGCATTAAATGCTGTGATATAGATTCTCTGGAGCTGAGCTTCCTTTGTATACAGACCAAATGAAAATTTCTGTGAAGTCCTCTAATTGCCATCTTTTCACCACTAATTGTTTTGTATGCATTCCAGAACAAAAGTTTGAAAGAGACGGCTGTATCAACATTGAATTCTCTTAACAAATTCACATCACAAATTAAGAAGCCTACTCACCGTAGAACTTCTCCTCTCAATTGGTTCCCGCGAAAGAAAGGAGACTCCTACTTGATAAGGAAAATCAGAATGCTACAGGTTTTCCGTCTCTCTCTAATGGCTCAATTCATTTGCAATGTTAGTTTAAAAACTGAAAATACTGATACTCCATCTTTTTCAGGAAGCAGATGGCATGAATTTAAGTCTTGATGAGACTCTAGGTGATTCTAATCCGCATTACTCAAAGGTCCTGAGGGAAAAAATGGCAGCAAGAGAAGCTGCACAAAAGGCAATGCAGGCACGAAAAGCTGCATTGGTGGAAGCATCATGGTGTCGAATACTTCTGGCAGCCAGGTAAATGTTGAACGCGTGGTAGCATGAATACTTTAATGGTTACTTGGTTACTTTctcaacttttttcttttcatctttaTGTCAGGATTCAAAGCAAAGAAGCAGAAGCTGAACTGTTAAAAGCAGACAAAGCTGCTGCCGAAGCTTTTGAGGTGGCATCATCCATGGGAGTTATCATGTATGACATACCAAACTGCACTCGCAAGCCTTTAGTAGAAACATCCACTAAAGATGGAGGAAAGTCGACTACCCACACAGTCACAGCATCTTTTGAGACTGCATTTGAGGTGGACAAAGAAGTAGCTGCTGCTGTCAAGGTTGCATTAGTTAGGCTTGGAAACAGCCCTTCTTTTAGTAAAGATGAGTTCAAAGAACTGCTTCGAAAAATTAGTGAGAACCCTGATACAGGTGAAAATAATCAGTTCAGTTCAGAATATGAATCAGAATCTGGATCAGAACGTGAAGCAGTGGCCGAGAAAGATGATGAAAGTTCCCAAGATTTGGATCGTAAGATGCAAGGTTTGGAGgtaagacaaaagaaaaatagaaggcAGTCTTTTGGAAAGCTTAATACGGAAAATATAGTGGTCATGATTCTCGAGAGGCTTCAATGCTTGAAAGAAGAGGAACTCTCTTCTCTTGCCACTATAGTTGCTACTTGTGGTTTAAATGCCGCTTTGGCAGAGAGCAAGCTGCTTGGTCCAGGATCTGCTGCTGAGACATTTCCGCGAAGGATGTCTTCTTTAGGAGCAGGGAAGCCTGAATACTTCTCAGATGGGCAGATAAGAAGGAAGGAAATTAAATCAGAACTCCCAAGTCTAGACAAGTTTTTGGTTAAGCACATGACTAAGCTTGAAAAAGAAGTGCAAGAAGCCAAGAATAGAAGGAATGAGTCTAAGGAAGGAACTGTGGGAAATTCTGATAGAATCATTGATGAGAAGGCCAGTTCAGATAAAAGCCAAATTACCTCAGAGACTGTTCCAGGATTGGGAACTATCCTTTTGAAGCATGGTTCAAAGTTTGAGAAGGAGATCGAAGAGGCAAAGGAAAATTCAAGAGGAGAATTTGAAACACTTCAGAAGAACTCAGAGAGAAACAAAACATCATCTGACACCACTCCTAGCTTGGAAAGTATGCTGATTAAACATTCTTCAAAACTTGAGAAGGAAGTTGAAGAGGCCAAGAAGAACTTTGCGAGAACATCTGCTATTAGTCATAAAAAAGTGGGAGGGGTTAGTCAGGGAGGAGAAAATGTCCCAGAACTCCCCAGCCTTGATAAGGTCCTAGTGAAACGTGTCTCAAGACTTGAGAAGGAAGTCCAAGAAGCAAAGAACAGAAGGGAAAACAATACTCAAGGAGTCAGGTTGTCACATCTTAAAAACAAGAAAGTTGATTCATCTGCTACAGAATCAAAGGAGAATGTCAATTCCTGTTCTAGTGAAGGACCagaggagaaagaaaatattgacTTGAATAAGGATGCTGCcgaaaacatggagaaaaaTGCTAGTGGAGTGGAAACAAATAAGAAGGCTGGAACCGAAGGGGATGAAGATAGTTTGGACAAGATCATGCTTAAACGAGTGCACAGgttagaaagagagaaaatgcaAGCCTTGGCAAAGGGAAACAATTACGAATATCGTacacttgaaaagaaaaagggaggaaACAGCGTTACAGAATGTGAGAGCTTGGACAAAGTTTTGGTAAAACATGTATCCAGGTTGGAGAAAGAGAAGATGAAGCTTGGTGCAGAAGAACCTGTTGAAGTGAAGAGAAGTAAGGCAAAGCTGCATTCGCTTGTGGATGAAGCAGGTGGTTTGGACCAAATTTTGGTTAAAC
Coding sequences:
- the LOC112174722 gene encoding desiccation-related protein PCC13-62, producing MKLAMARSISHFKNTASLFLLALNLSLTIHQVLGATDNSTLKYCGPITATDTDRVQFALNLEFLETEFFLYGALGKGLDSINPAYSQGGPPPIGGQKALLEDPVVARIIEEFAYEEVGHIRAITSTVGGFPRPLLNISRGLFARSFNDVVGYPLIPPFEPYANSLNFLLAAYIIPYVGLNGYVSTLPSLNSTISRSLVAKLLAIESGQDAVIRTLLYERANERVVPYKFTVAELTNLISARRNSLGGCGNKDEGIILPNKTLGAENQTTSNVLSADANSLAYARTPAEILRIVYGSFNESVPGGFFPKGANGVIAKSYLTRI
- the LOC112172667 gene encoding uncharacterized protein LOC112172667; the protein is MDLGCLDLGCIEVSDKQGATPDSHGKQNEPITASSKFGKNKSLKETAVSTLNSLNKFTSQIKKPTHRRTSPLNWFPRKKGDSYLIRKIRMLQEADGMNLSLDETLGDSNPHYSKVLREKMAAREAAQKAMQARKAALVEASWCRILLAARIQSKEAEAELLKADKAAAEAFEVASSMGVIMYDIPNCTRKPLVETSTKDGGKSTTHTVTASFETAFEVDKEVAAAVKVALVRLGNSPSFSKDEFKELLRKISENPDTGENNQFSSEYESESGSEREAVAEKDDESSQDLDRKMQGLEVRQKKNRRQSFGKLNTENIVVMILERLQCLKEEELSSLATIVATCGLNAALAESKLLGPGSAAETFPRRMSSLGAGKPEYFSDGQIRRKEIKSELPSLDKFLVKHMTKLEKEVQEAKNRRNESKEGTVGNSDRIIDEKASSDKSQITSETVPGLGTILLKHGSKFEKEIEEAKENSRGEFETLQKNSERNKTSSDTTPSLESMLIKHSSKLEKEVEEAKKNFARTSAISHKKVGGVSQGGENVPELPSLDKVLVKRVSRLEKEVQEAKNRRENNTQGVRLSHLKNKKVDSSATESKENVNSCSSEGPEEKENIDLNKDAAENMEKNASGVETNKKAGTEGDEDSLDKIMLKRVHRLEREKMQALAKGNNYEYRTLEKKKGGNSVTECESLDKVLVKHVSRLEKEKMKLGAEEPVEVKRSKAKLHSLVDEAGGLDQILVKHKSRLEKEKVAAAQQPEDRTRFSVTRKQARERELQEQWGGLGLGNSMKPHQSKLELDKAAWIKAEQEEKRQAVGFSG